A window of Sedimentibacter sp. MB31-C6 genomic DNA:
CTGTTTGAACTACTTGTTCTAATATAGGTAATATTTCTTGTATGTTAGTTATTTTTTTGTCTGTAATTAATATATATGGATTTTCTAATTCAGCTTCCATTTTTTCTGTATTAGTAACCATATATGCTGATAAGTACCCTCTGTCAAATTGCATACCTTCTACAACAGTCAATTCAGTTTCCATAGTTTTTGATTCTTCAATAGTAATAACACCGTCTTTGCCAACTTTGTCCATTGCTTCTGATATTAATTTTCCTATTTCTTCATCACCAGCTGATACAGATGCTATTTGTGCTATTTCTTCAGAAGTTTCTACCTTTTTACTAGCACTTTTTAAATCAGCAACTGCTGCTTCAACTGCTGCTTGGATACCTCTCTTTAGTATCATAGGATTAGCACCAGCTGCTACGTTTTTCAAACCTTCTCTAATTATAGCTTGAGCTAATAACGTAGCTGTAGTAGTCCCATCTCCTGCTACATCATTTGTTTTAGTAGCAACTTCTTTTACTAATTGGGCTCCCATATTTTCATAAGGGTCTGATAATTCAATTTCTCTTGCTATTGTAACTCCATCATTAGTAATTACTGGAGAACCAAAAGATTTTTGTAATACTACATTCCTTCCTTTAGGTCCTAATGTTACTTTAACAGTATCAGCTAAAGCATTAACGCCTTTTTCCATTGAACGGCGTGCATCTTCATCAAATTTAATAATCTTTGCCATTTTATCTACCTCTCTTATTTTTTATTCAGCAACTGCCAATATGTCAGATAATTTAATAATAATTAATTCTTCACCATCAATTTTAACTTCTGTTCCTGCAAACTTAGAGAAAATAACTTTATCTCCAACTTTTATTTCATCCTTTTTCTTTTCATCTGATGTTATTCCTGAACCGATTGCAAGAACTTCTGCTACTTGTGGCTTTTCCTTTGCAGAGCCTGGTAAAACTATACCGCTTTTAGTTTTTTCTTCTGCTTCAATCATTTTAATTACTACTCTTTCGCCCAGTGGCTTTACTGTCATTTTAATTCCTCCTACTTAAATTTAATTTAAAATTAATTTAATTATCTACTCAGAATTGTTAGCACTCATCTTTGTAGAGTGCTAACACTTACAATGTATATAATACTCAATTGTTGCCCTGTTTTCAAGTATTGTTTTAACGCAAATTAATCAATTATAGTCAAATATGCTATTAATTATAACTATTTCTTAAAATTGCTTTTATTTTCTTTTTATTTCTTTATTTTGTATCTATTTTCAAATATTATACAAATAAATTTAAAGTATATTACAAAATATAGCTGTTTTTTATTTTTCATTATAGTATAATCAATATATAATCACTTAAATATCAATAATTTACAATATACCAGGAGGTAATAAAATGTCACTTGTAACATCAAAAGAAATGTTTAAAAAAGCTTATGAAGGAAATTATGCTGTTGGTGCCTTCAATGTAAACAATATGGAAATTATTCAAGGTATTGTTGAAGCTGCTAGACAAGAAAATGCACCATTAATCCTTCAAGTGTCTGCTGGAGCAAGAAAATACGCAAATCCAATTTATTTAAGAAAGCTTGTTGAAGCAGCTATTGAAGATTCAAATCTTGATATAGTTTTGCATCTTGACCATGGTGAAAGTTTTGAAATATGCAAATCATGTGTTGATGACGGTTTTACTTCTGTTATGATTGATGGTTCAAAATATCCATTCGAAGAAAATATAGCTCTTACGAAAAAGGTTGTAGAGTATGCTCATAGTAAAGGCGTCGTAGTAGAAGCTGAACTAGGAAAATTAGCTGGAGTTGAAGATGCCATAAAGGTTAATACAAAGGATGCTACATATACAGACCCTGAACAAGCAGCTGAATTTGTACAAAGAACAGGTGTTGATTCATTAGCAATTGCTATTGGTACAAGTCATGGTGCTTATAAATTCAAAGGTAATCCAAGTCTTGATTTTGATAGATTAGAAACTATTGCAAAATTGTTACCAGATTTTCCTCTAGTACTACATGGTTCATCATCAGTACCTAAGGAGTTCGTTGATTTATGCAATAAATATGGAGGAAAAATCCCAGGAGCTGCCGGTGTACCTGAGGCGATGCTGAAAAAAGCATCAAAAATGGGAGTTTGTAAAATAAACATAGATACTGATTTAAGACTTGCTATGACTGCATGCATTAGACAAATTTTAGAAGAAAAGCCTTCTGAATTTGATCCTCGTAAATATTTAGGACCAGGCAGAGATGCTATAAAAGATATGGTTGCTCATAAAATGCGAGATGTTCTTGGTTGCAGCGGTAAACAGTAGGGAACGCATTTTATGCGTTCCGCGGTAGGCATAAAATGCCTACCCTACATTATTTTTTTCGTCTTTTGCTAGTTTTATATTTCTCAAGTATAATATAAAATCAGTAGATACCATTATTAAATTAAGACCGTACAAATAAATTACTACATCAAAATTATATATAATTTTATTTAAAATTCCAAAAACATACCCTGACATCAATATTACTAAAAAATACGGACTCTTACCTGCAACAGATTTTGATTTATAAGATTTATAAATCGAAAAAGGCCATGCAGCTCCAAAACAAAGAAGCATTAATATCTCAAATATACTCATATTTACCACCTCCTATCATTAATATAACTAATAACTATTTCAATTTTGGTTTATTAACATATGTAGAAACATAATTTTTATCAATAGTCACTACTGCAAAATAAGTGTTATTTTCTTTTTTGATTAAGTTATCAATTTGATTAACTAATTCATTTGATTGAATATTATAATCTACTGGTACAACAACATCAAATATCAAATTAGTATGAGTGTCTCCCTTGACAACTCGAAAATCATGTATGGAAAGGTCATTGTCAATGGACATCACTATAGTTTCAACCATTTCTTTTAAACTGTTTATCTCTTTATCATCAGTTATTATTGGGTCTAAATGTATTACTAAATTAATATTCAAATCATTTGAAAAATCTCTTTCTATATTGTCTATTAAATCATGAGATTTTAATATGTCTTCTTTTGCATCAACTTCTGCATGAACTGTTGCAAAGTACCTATTCGGTCCATAATTATGTACAACAAGGTCATGTATATTAATGATTCCTTCATACTCCAATATTTTATTTTCAATTGATTGAATTAATTCTTCATCAGGCATTTCCCCTAACAATGGATTCAGTATATCTTTCAATATACTTATTCCAGAATATATGATAAACAAAGCAACTAAAGTTCCCATGTAACCATCTATTTCAAAGCCTGTAAACTTTGTTATAATTACAGACACTAATACTGCACTAGTTGCAATAACATCATTTCTACTATCCAAAGCTGTAGCTTTCATTGTTGTTGAAGAAATTCTATCAGCTAGATTACCATTAAAATAACTTAACCAAAGTTTTATTACTATTGAAAATATTAACACAATAATCATTAAAATAGAAAACTTTGTTGCTTCTGGGTGAATTATTTTATTTATCGAAGATTTAATAAGTTCAAATCCAAGTAATAATATTATGAAGCCAATAATAAGACCAGTTATATACTCCAATCGAGCATGACCAAATGGATGATCTTTATCTGCTGGTTTAGCAGATATTTTAAAGCCAATTAAAGAAACAATCGACGAACCAGCATCAGATAAATTATTAACTCCGTCTGCTGTTATGGATATACTGTTAAATAACGTTCCTGTTGCAATTTTACTTAAGCTTAATATGAAATTTGCAATAATTCCAACTAAACTCCCCAGTTTTCCATATGATGTTCTAACTTCTGAACTTTTTATATTATCATAATCCTTTATAAATTTCTTAACTATAAAATCAGTCATAAAATACCCCTTTAAAATATAAGAATACCTGTGAAACATTATACGTCCCACAGGTGTTTATCTAACTAATTAATTCTGTCAATATACTATAAGTTTATTCTTTAACTAATTTTATAATACTAAATAAATAATTATTTGTCAAATAGTTATTTATTTATTTCATCACAATTAATTGTCGTTATCACTATCATAATATTTATAGCCTTTATTGCCATTATTGCCTTTATTGCCATTATTTCTATTGTTTTTATTGTTGTCTTTATTATCCTTTTTATCTTTGTTATCTTTGTTATCCTTTTTATCTTTGTTATCTTTGTTATCCTTTTTATCTTTGTTATCTTTGTTATCTTTGTTATCTTTGTTATCTTTGTTATCTTTGTTATCTTTGTTATCTTTTTTGTCTTTATTACCATTGTTGTTACCATTATTATCATTATTATCTTGTTCATTGTCATTGAACTTAGAACCTTTTGGTTCAGTCTTCTCATTTGTTATGGTAACTACTTTTATATCATTAGCATGAAAAACATCGTCTTCAAGCTCTATATCTATTTTTATTTCATCGCCAACTTTTATATTATTTTCTTTAATATTCTTTCCGCCATCACTCTTTATACTAGTATTATCATCAATATAAATTATTTCAACTTCACCATTATGAAGCATTTTTACTTCTATATTGTTAGCTTTTTTATCTATAGACATTACAATCGCCTGCAAATCATCCATATCATTATATTTATCATCTTTTTCGTCTATATTACTTTTTTCATATTTTTTTTCTTTATCATTTTTTTTTATTTTGTTATTATTATCGGTTTTGTCATCAATATGATTTTTATTTTCTTTCTTATTACCTATTTTATACTCTTTTGTTGCCTTTATGATATCCTTAACTGGCTTATCTAACCATTCATCTAAATCAAAATCTTCTGAATTTCCTGTAGCTTCTTGAAGCTTTTCTAACAGATTTAACTTGCCTGGCGTAACACCAAGGTCTCTAGCTTCTTCTACACGCTCTTGACCAACACCAATCACATCAATCCTTATGCCCTTATTCTTATTATCAGTTTCTATTTTATCATCTAAATCTTTTTCATCATCTATATTATTTTCAGAAACTATAGTTATTTCATCATCTTTATTTATTATTTCTTCAGCTTTTTCTATTTTTTCCACTTCTATTTCAACAGCAGACCTTATTGTTTCTGCTAATCTATCTGTCTTTTCTTGAGTTTTGCTTGATGTTGCTACTATAACTCCGCCTTCTTTTCCTTCAATAAGATATCCATCATCCTTTAATTTGTTAAGAACATTTTTAATCGCCTCTGATATTTCTTTATTTTTCAGTTCTTTTATGTCAATTTCCTTTATTATTTCTTTACCATCATCATTAACAGCCTTTACTTCTAATACACGATCAAATCTATTTATTGAAAATTCAAAAGATGGATTGACATCTACACTTACATAGGAGTATGGTGTCAGGTAAGCCCATGCCGGAGTTATGAAAAGCATAATTGCCGCTGCCGCTGTAACTACCCATTTAATATATTTATTATTATTCGTAATTACTATTTCCTGTCCTATCGCATAATTCTTGTTCTTAATTTTAGTTATACAACCATCTTCGGACAAGACTGCTGCAAGATTATCTCTTATTTCTACTACTACTGCTTTCATTTTTTTAACTCCTCCCGAATGTATCGTATATATTCTGCAAGATATGGATAATCTCCGGATATTATCTCTACTGCTGCTATTATATATTTTCGATGACGCTCTAATAATTTACGGGGTATTTTAGTATTTTTTTCTATCAAATTTAAAGGTAGTGTTTTTTTAACTTTCATATTACTCACTAATATTGGATTCTTTAAAATAAACGCAACTGCCTTAGCACATGACTTCTTAGTTTTCCTAGCCTTCGGGGAACAATCTGCCAAATCAAAAAAAGAAAACCCATATGTAGATAAAACCTCGTTAGCAAGTTCTATTTCTAAATTCACTGAATTGTCAGTTTCTTTTGATATTTTTTCCGTAACTTTAATACTTATAGATGATGATTCTTCTTCATCTATTTCAGAATTAAATATTGATGGATTGATTGAAATTTCAGAAGCATATCTTGACTTACTTCTAATGTAATCTATAAGTCGCCTTCGTATTACTAATTCCGCAAAATTTAAAAAACTACCTTTATTTATAGAGTAGTTTTTTATCGCTACTGAGAATGCATGAAGAGCAACAGCATATTCATCATCACTTTTAGAAATATAATTATGAGCTGTTGAGGATGCGCATTTTAGTATGAAATTTTCATATTTTAAAATTAAGTCGCTCATTATAGTTTCATCTGTCTTTGCCTTTTCAGCCAATATGTCTAATTCGCTCATTAGCTCACCCCTTTTTCCAAATTAACTACTAACTAATAATAATAATTTTTATCTAAAAGTTAATTAATGACTTTCTAGTCGATAACATATTATATCATCATAGCTTTTTAATGACAACAGTGAATTGCATGCAAGTAATATTCACATTTTAAATAAGTACCAAGTTCTGCTGTCTAACTCATATTTAAGCTCAAAAATATCCTTACCTTTATGCAAACAAACAAAAACAAGTCGTGTGTTTCCAACTATTTTTTCTTCGTAAAATTTCATTATTCTTTCAATTCTTACAACTTTATCATCAAGTCTAAATTTAACTGGCTGTATCTTGCCATCTGTATTAAAAATAACCATGACTTTTATGGGTTCATTTAAAATTTTCATAATCTCACCTTTTTACAATATACTACTCATACCTGGATACTCATCATCTGGATATCCCCCCAGAAGTGGTTTGAAATCGCTATTGGCAAATACACCTCTAATAATAGCTTCATCTCCATACTTTGTTCTAATTATATCAACAGTTTTATCTAAAATTTCATTTTTTGCACTAAGTTCATCTTGAAATATATTAATTTGCTTTTTATGTGAATATTCTAAATCTGATATAGATACTCCTAATTGCCTTATTGGTTTATTATCCCATAATTCATCAAATAATCTGCATATACTTATATAAATATCTCGAGTACAATTAGTGAAATATAAAAGTTTTCTTTGTTTTGAAGAATACTTAAAATTCTTATCTTTTATACTTACACTAACTACTCTGCAACTCATATTTGCTTCTCTTAAACGCCAGGCAGTCATTTCTACCAAACTGAGCAATATTATATGTGCAGTTTCCGTATTAGTAACATCAAATTTTAATGTACTGCTATTGCCAACACTTTTAATTGAATCTTTCGGTTTAAACATTGAATCATCTCTACCCCAAGCATAATTATATATTAATCTACCATGGGATTTTAACATTGAGGATATTAGCTTATAATCAGCATTTGCTAAATCACCTATTGTATATATACCCCATTTGTTTAATTTTGGTTTAGTTTTCCTTCCAACCATAAATAAATCTTCTACAGGAAGGACCCATAATTTTTCTTTTATTTCGTCACTAAATAAAGTATGACATTTGTTAGGCTTTTCAAAATCGCCAGCCTGTTTTGCTAAAAGCTTGTTTTCCGAAATTCCAATATTTACGGTATATCCAAAGTTTTTATAAACTATATCTTTAATTTTGTAAGCTAACTTAACTGCTTCTTTTTTATTGATATCTGTAAAACGTAAAAAGCATTCATCTATACTAAATATTTCTACATCTGGAGTAAATGTTTTTAGAAATTCTATTAAAGCCTTACTTGCCCTTGTATATACTCTATAATCTGGGGGTACTACTAGTAAATTTGGACATTTTTGCCTTGCTTCGAGAAGAGATTCTCCAGTTTGTATTTTGAATTTTTTAGCAGACATAGATTTTGCCAAAACAATTCCATGACGATTTTTTTCATTGCCACCTATTACAGAAGGTACTTTTCGTATGTCTCTATCTATCCCCATTTGCATCTCATATGCTGATGTCCATGACAAAAATGCTGAGTTAACATCAATATGCATTATTATCTGTTTCAAAGTATCACCTCTATTACTCGAACATTTGTTCTTTATAGAGTTATTATAACACATTTTTTTAATTTTAAAAGAGTTTTTTATAATAAATATATAAACAATGGAGATTCTTCGCTAACGCTCAGAATCTCCATAACTCAACTTTTACCCATATTTTTATCATAAATAATCTTTAAACCTTTGAATATAAGGTCTGAATCATATACATTGATAGAAGATGTAGAATCGGCCATTATTCTACCTAACCCTCCAGTTGCAATAACCCTCATTTCTTCATTATTCATTTCTTCTTTGAGTTTTTTTACTATATATTCAATTTGTCCAATATATCCGTAAACTAGTCCTGCTTGCATACTTGTAATAGTATTTTTTGCAAGAATTGAATCTGGTTTCTTGATTTCAATTTTTGGAAGTTGCGCTGTTCTTTGCCACAATGCATCAGCTGATATTTGTACTCCAGGAGATGTTATACCATATTTAAATTCTCCCTTTTCGCTAACAACATCATAGGTAGTTGCTGTTCCAAAATCTATTACAATAAGTGGTCCTCCATATATTTCATATGCTGCAACTATACCAACAATTCTATCTGCTCCTACTTCTCTTGGATTATCAGTATTAATAGTTATTCCTGTTTTTATTCCAGGTCCTACTATTAAAGGGTCAATATTAAAATATTTTTTCATAGCATTCTGAAATGAATGCATTACATTTGGCACTACTGAAGAAACAATAACACCGTTTATCTTTTTATAGTCAATATTCTCATATTTTAATAAATTTAATATAAATATACCATACTCATCAGATGTTTTTTCACTTCTGGTAACCATTCTCCAATTACCAATAAGTTCATCATTTTTATAAACACCAACAACTATATTGGTATTTCCAATGTCAACAACTAAAACCATTTTTCCTCCTAATTTACTTAATCTTTATTCAAT
This region includes:
- a CDS encoding co-chaperone GroES gives rise to the protein MTVKPLGERVVIKMIEAEEKTKSGIVLPGSAKEKPQVAEVLAIGSGITSDEKKKDEIKVGDKVIFSKFAGTEVKIDGEELIIIKLSDILAVAE
- the fba gene encoding class II fructose-1,6-bisphosphate aldolase is translated as MSLVTSKEMFKKAYEGNYAVGAFNVNNMEIIQGIVEAARQENAPLILQVSAGARKYANPIYLRKLVEAAIEDSNLDIVLHLDHGESFEICKSCVDDGFTSVMIDGSKYPFEENIALTKKVVEYAHSKGVVVEAELGKLAGVEDAIKVNTKDATYTDPEQAAEFVQRTGVDSLAIAIGTSHGAYKFKGNPSLDFDRLETIAKLLPDFPLVLHGSSSVPKEFVDLCNKYGGKIPGAAGVPEAMLKKASKMGVCKINIDTDLRLAMTACIRQILEEKPSEFDPRKYLGPGRDAIKDMVAHKMRDVLGCSGKQ
- a CDS encoding PQ-loop domain-containing transporter codes for the protein MSIFEILMLLCFGAAWPFSIYKSYKSKSVAGKSPYFLVILMSGYVFGILNKIIYNFDVVIYLYGLNLIMVSTDFILYLRNIKLAKDEKNNVG
- a CDS encoding cation diffusion facilitator family transporter, which translates into the protein MTDFIVKKFIKDYDNIKSSEVRTSYGKLGSLVGIIANFILSLSKIATGTLFNSISITADGVNNLSDAGSSIVSLIGFKISAKPADKDHPFGHARLEYITGLIIGFIILLLGFELIKSSINKIIHPEATKFSILMIIVLIFSIVIKLWLSYFNGNLADRISSTTMKATALDSRNDVIATSAVLVSVIITKFTGFEIDGYMGTLVALFIIYSGISILKDILNPLLGEMPDEELIQSIENKILEYEGIINIHDLVVHNYGPNRYFATVHAEVDAKEDILKSHDLIDNIERDFSNDLNINLVIHLDPIITDDKEINSLKEMVETIVMSIDNDLSIHDFRVVKGDTHTNLIFDVVVPVDYNIQSNELVNQIDNLIKKENNTYFAVVTIDKNYVSTYVNKPKLK
- a CDS encoding anti-sigma-I factor RsgI family protein, whose translation is MKAVVVEIRDNLAAVLSEDGCITKIKNKNYAIGQEIVITNNNKYIKWVVTAAAAIMLFITPAWAYLTPYSYVSVDVNPSFEFSINRFDRVLEVKAVNDDGKEIIKEIDIKELKNKEISEAIKNVLNKLKDDGYLIEGKEGGVIVATSSKTQEKTDRLAETIRSAVEIEVEKIEKAEEIINKDDEITIVSENNIDDEKDLDDKIETDNKNKGIRIDVIGVGQERVEEARDLGVTPGKLNLLEKLQEATGNSEDFDLDEWLDKPVKDIIKATKEYKIGNKKENKNHIDDKTDNNNKIKKNDKEKKYEKSNIDEKDDKYNDMDDLQAIVMSIDKKANNIEVKMLHNGEVEIIYIDDNTSIKSDGGKNIKENNIKVGDEIKIDIELEDDVFHANDIKVVTITNEKTEPKGSKFNDNEQDNNDNNGNNNGNKDKKDNKDNKDNKDNKDNKDNKDNKDKKDNKDNKDKKDNKDNKDKKDNKDNNKNNRNNGNKGNNGNKGYKYYDSDNDN
- a CDS encoding RNA polymerase subunit sigma, translating into MSELDILAEKAKTDETIMSDLILKYENFILKCASSTAHNYISKSDDEYAVALHAFSVAIKNYSINKGSFLNFAELVIRRRLIDYIRSKSRYASEISINPSIFNSEIDEEESSSISIKVTEKISKETDNSVNLEIELANEVLSTYGFSFFDLADCSPKARKTKKSCAKAVAFILKNPILVSNMKVKKTLPLNLIEKNTKIPRKLLERHRKYIIAAVEIISGDYPYLAEYIRYIREELKK
- a CDS encoding DNA polymerase Y family protein, whose product is MKQIIMHIDVNSAFLSWTSAYEMQMGIDRDIRKVPSVIGGNEKNRHGIVLAKSMSAKKFKIQTGESLLEARQKCPNLLVVPPDYRVYTRASKALIEFLKTFTPDVEIFSIDECFLRFTDINKKEAVKLAYKIKDIVYKNFGYTVNIGISENKLLAKQAGDFEKPNKCHTLFSDEIKEKLWVLPVEDLFMVGRKTKPKLNKWGIYTIGDLANADYKLISSMLKSHGRLIYNYAWGRDDSMFKPKDSIKSVGNSSTLKFDVTNTETAHIILLSLVEMTAWRLREANMSCRVVSVSIKDKNFKYSSKQRKLLYFTNCTRDIYISICRLFDELWDNKPIRQLGVSISDLEYSHKKQINIFQDELSAKNEILDKTVDIIRTKYGDEAIIRGVFANSDFKPLLGGYPDDEYPGMSSIL
- a CDS encoding type III pantothenate kinase; the protein is MVLVVDIGNTNIVVGVYKNDELIGNWRMVTRSEKTSDEYGIFILNLLKYENIDYKKINGVIVSSVVPNVMHSFQNAMKKYFNIDPLIVGPGIKTGITINTDNPREVGADRIVGIVAAYEIYGGPLIVIDFGTATTYDVVSEKGEFKYGITSPGVQISADALWQRTAQLPKIEIKKPDSILAKNTITSMQAGLVYGYIGQIEYIVKKLKEEMNNEEMRVIATGGLGRIMADSTSSINVYDSDLIFKGLKIIYDKNMGKS